The following coding sequences are from one Phycisphaerae bacterium window:
- a CDS encoding carboxypeptidase regulatory-like domain-containing protein, with protein sequence MNCKWLVGAIGLLGTVLALAAHAAEKVPLPESSYALPNNFYGAHLLVGDGADGTKGDKHLRWARFLVGRWGYAKTLLADIDKNTKQPPQGWIDYVNKCYQLELIPVLRLGGHYGGGGWRKPEADSPGDYTSIAQAVKRVVAGLPRTDMCPLYIEVWNEPNLAVEWSGKANPQEYADFFVAVAKAIRSIGDPRIKILNGGLATSPEWAEALCKANTEFISSFDLWSCHPYPMNRPPHLNHHNKNIKPDSELSIDSYLLELAKLRECGRDNVKIMITETGWDLGNAVYTKSEGHPIIDEYNRADYAMRAFRDYYPNWPELVAVFPFEFSNEGWQQFDYVYPESGINPDGSPTKPHYQYTVVAALAKPTDTTGAISGTVTVAGLDVRLDGAEVSIGGKPFTSDPMGNYFFGRLEPGSYSLSISKPGFKALKQKVQVAAAKNSVVDVALEATLKTTLSGVVRSGDDDKPVAGAVITLQPGKHEARTDSDGRYILENVIPARYKLSATAQGRYKYEAADVRISSEQENRHDLRLGQLAKLPPGENMLNNASMEAGGGGGGKEWIALGFETLKVDGDVMRSNPGGVADKTAHTGRLSQSMRVSPKETVIRQITHYNTARVGTKYFAGIWIKTDCPDDQGAAWITFDATDNSGGVVGRLGPSRKVTGRSEWTWVSLEGPAPKGSERLSLNLHTQGKSGVAYFDDAFVGVVTPAR encoded by the coding sequence ATGAACTGCAAGTGGCTCGTCGGCGCAATCGGCTTGTTGGGGACCGTGCTGGCACTGGCTGCCCATGCCGCCGAGAAGGTCCCGTTGCCGGAGTCGTCCTATGCGCTGCCGAACAACTTCTACGGGGCGCACTTGTTGGTCGGCGACGGCGCTGACGGCACGAAGGGCGATAAGCACCTTCGCTGGGCGCGGTTTCTGGTCGGGCGATGGGGCTATGCCAAGACCTTGCTGGCGGACATTGACAAGAACACCAAACAGCCGCCACAGGGCTGGATCGATTACGTCAACAAATGCTATCAGCTCGAGTTGATCCCCGTACTGCGACTTGGGGGCCACTACGGTGGCGGGGGCTGGCGAAAACCCGAGGCCGACTCCCCGGGCGATTACACCTCTATCGCACAGGCGGTCAAACGCGTGGTGGCCGGCCTGCCGCGGACGGATATGTGCCCGCTTTACATCGAGGTGTGGAACGAGCCGAACCTGGCGGTCGAATGGAGCGGCAAAGCCAACCCCCAGGAGTACGCGGACTTCTTCGTGGCGGTGGCCAAGGCAATTCGCTCCATCGGCGACCCGCGAATCAAGATCCTCAACGGCGGTTTGGCGACCAGCCCCGAGTGGGCCGAGGCCCTCTGCAAAGCCAACACCGAATTCATCAGTTCGTTCGACCTGTGGTCGTGCCATCCCTACCCGATGAACCGCCCACCGCACTTGAATCATCACAACAAGAATATCAAACCGGACTCCGAACTAAGCATCGACAGCTACCTGCTCGAGTTGGCCAAACTGCGGGAGTGCGGCCGCGACAACGTCAAGATCATGATCACGGAAACCGGGTGGGACCTGGGCAACGCCGTGTACACCAAGTCAGAAGGGCACCCGATCATCGACGAGTACAACCGCGCGGATTACGCGATGCGGGCCTTCCGCGACTACTACCCGAACTGGCCCGAACTCGTGGCGGTCTTTCCCTTCGAGTTCTCCAACGAGGGTTGGCAGCAGTTCGATTACGTGTATCCCGAAAGCGGCATCAATCCGGACGGCTCGCCCACCAAGCCGCATTACCAGTACACGGTGGTCGCGGCTCTGGCCAAGCCGACCGACACCACGGGGGCAATCAGCGGAACAGTGACGGTCGCCGGCCTGGACGTTCGGCTCGACGGTGCCGAAGTGAGCATCGGCGGAAAGCCCTTCACATCCGACCCGATGGGCAACTACTTCTTCGGCAGGCTTGAACCGGGCTCTTACAGCCTGAGCATCAGCAAGCCCGGCTTCAAGGCTCTCAAACAGAAGGTTCAGGTCGCCGCGGCGAAGAACAGCGTCGTGGACGTTGCCCTGGAAGCGACCCTCAAGACCACGCTCAGCGGGGTGGTACGCAGCGGTGATGATGACAAACCCGTGGCTGGGGCGGTGATCACGCTCCAGCCGGGCAAACACGAGGCCAGGACCGACTCTGACGGCCGGTACATTCTCGAGAATGTCATCCCCGCCCGCTACAAGCTGTCTGCCACGGCCCAGGGTCGCTATAAGTACGAGGCGGCCGATGTCCGCATCTCCAGCGAGCAGGAGAACCGGCATGACCTGCGGCTTGGTCAGCTCGCGAAGCTGCCGCCCGGTGAGAACATGCTGAACAACGCGAGCATGGAAGCCGGTGGCGGCGGCGGAGGCAAGGAATGGATCGCCCTGGGCTTTGAGACGCTGAAGGTCGACGGAGACGTGATGAGATCAAACCCCGGCGGGGTCGCCGACAAGACAGCCCACACCGGGCGGCTTTCGCAAAGCATGCGAGTGTCACCGAAGGAAACCGTCATCCGTCAGATCACGCACTACAACACTGCCAGGGTGGGCACGAAGTATTTCGCGGGCATCTGGATCAAGACCGACTGCCCGGATGACCAGGGGGCCGCCTGGATCACATTCGATGCCACCGACAACAGCGGCGGTGTTGTCGGGCGTCTCGGTCCGAGCCGCAAGGTCACCGGACGCAGCGAGTGGACATGGGTATCCCTGGAAGGCCCGGCCCCCAAAGGCAGCGAGCGGCTTTCGCTCAATTTGCACACCCAAGGCAAGTCGGGTGTCGCCTATTTTGATGACGCGTTCGTGGGAGTGGTGACGCCGGCGAGGTGA